The region GCAGGACCGCGTCGCAGCCGAAGTCGCCGAACTCGGCGACCGGGACCTGACGCCCGCCGATGTGCCGACGCTGCGCTACACCGTCCAGGTGCTCAACGAGGCGCTACGGCTGTGCCCGCCGGCCGCCGGCGTCGGGCGGGTGGCGCTGCGGGACATCGCCGTGGGCGGCTACCGGGTCCAGGCGGGCACGTTGGTGGCCGTCGGGATCTATGCGCTGCACCGCGATCCGTCCATCTGGGAGAACCCGGACACCTTCGACCCGGATCGCTTCAGTCCGGAGAACGCCGCCGTGCGGGGTCGCTGGCAGTTCCTGCCCTTTGCGGGCGGCTCGCGGTCGTGCATCGGCGAGCACTTCGCGCGTCTGGAGACGACGCTGGCCCTGGCCACGGTGATCCGCAGCATGCGGGTACGTGCGCTGGACGACGACTTCCCGGTCGACGTGCCGTTCACGACGGTCGCGCACGGGCCGATCAGGGCGCACCTGTCCCCGCGCTAGCCCCTGCGCAGGACGACGGCCTGTTCGAACGGCAGCACCGCGAACAGCGGGCGCATCAGCCCTCTGATCGCCGGCTTCGCCTGCGCCTTGGTCATTACCTGCGGATCGACGACGGAGAACGACCGGCCGTAGCGCCGCATGGTGCCGCCGCCGGCGGCGGTGATGTTCTTCAGCCAGTCCCGGTCGGGGCCGTAGGTCAGCAGGATCGCGACGGCGTCGTGGCCGTCGACGGACGCGCTGAACACCGTGAGCGGCGTGCGGTAGCGCCTGCCGGACCGCCGTCCGACGTGCTCGAGGATGCCCATCGTCGGAGCCCACCCGGCCCACAGCCGCTGGACCGGGTTCGTGACGTGCCGGTTGAACCGCGCCAACCATTGCGGCAGCTGCATACCGGCCATCAAACTCGTCAGTGATGGCC is a window of Mycolicibacterium chubuense NBB4 DNA encoding:
- a CDS encoding nitroreductase family deazaflavin-dependent oxidoreductase: MQLPQWLARFNRHVTNPVQRLWAGWAPTMGILEHVGRRSGRRYRTPLTVFSASVDGHDAVAILLTYGPDRDWLKNITAAGGGTMRRYGRSFSVVDPQVMTKAQAKPAIRGLMRPLFAVLPFEQAVVLRRG